Within the Microlunatus antarcticus genome, the region CGGCCGGTCGCAGACGTCGACGGCCCTCGTGGGCGCCCCGCTGACCGTCGTCGCCTCGGCCGCGCTGCCGGGCATCGACCCCGCCACGATCGTCACGGCGGCCGCCGACGCGCCCGCAGACAGCTCCTCGGACACGGGCAGCACCAACGGCGTCATCAGCCGGTCGCCGGAGGGCACGACCCAGGTCCAGTGGGCCAGCATCCTGGCCCCGCCGCAGCTCGACCCGACGGCCACGTTCCGGGTGGTGCTCGACGCGAAGGACTTCGTCGTCCCCACCGTGGACCTCAGCGTGCAGCCGGGTCTGGTGACCGACCCCTCCGTCGGCGCCCTGATCGACTCCGCGTTCAACCCCAAGAACTCCGACGAGCTCGCGCTCGAGACCCGCACCATCGCCCTCATCGGTGACGTCAACGACGTCCTCGGCCGGTCCAGCGACACGATCTCCGGGGTCCGCAAGACCCTCGACGCCTCGTCCAAGACGCTCGGCACCAAGACGGTGCAGTCCCTGACCGAGGACACCAAGACGATCAGCACCTCGCTCAAGTCCTCGAGCGACAACATCGACTCCCTCGGCGACGACCTCAGGTCGTCGCTGCAGAGCACCCAGTCCGCGACCCTGCAGCGGATGTCGGAGACGGTCTCGCAGCTGCAGGACCTGATCGGCGACACCTCGGCCTCCGAGCCCGCCGTCCAGACCGACGGCGAGGGGTGCCAGACGACGGTGAAGGCGTCCGGCGGCGGGGGCGGGGTGTACGGGAGCCTGCTCGCGGTCACCGCGCAGCTCGACGGCTACCAGGCCGCGACCGACGCCTGCAAGCTCGCCATCCAGGGCGAGATCACCTCGACGATCGGCCCGGCGGTCCCCGACGCCACGAACTGCCCGGTCGACGCCGAGACGCCCGCCGTCACCTGCTCGCTGGCCCAGGCCCGCGAGCGCTTCGCCGCGGTCACCGCCTCGATCGGCGCGAGCCAGGACGCGTCGAAGGCCCTGGACCTGACGACGCTGAACCCGGTCGAGGGCGCCATCACCACCCTGGGCACGCAGCTCGGCGCGGTGGGGGACGCGACCTCCGCGCTGCTGAGCAAGGACCCGGAGAAGGGCGCCCCGGCGCTGGTACGGGTCGACGCGTCGCTCGACGCGGCGTCCGACTCCCTCACCGCGGCCGGCGGCACGCTCGGCGACCTGACCGACGCACTCGACGGCGTCCGCGGCGAGGCCGTGGAGAACCAGAAGAAGGTCGCCTCTCTGCGGGAGCAGAGCGACGACCTGGCCGACGCGCTCTGCGCCGTCGCCGGGGACGGGACCCAGCCCGGGCGGCTCAGCGCAGCGCAGGTCGAGGCGCTCCGGGCCTACCTCGTCGACCAGGGCTGCGACGACAAGACGGACCTCACGCCGCCGGACAAGTGGGACACCCCGCTGACCGACCGGCTCGACGGGCAGGCCGACGCGTGGGCGACGGTCGCGGCGGCCCTCGACACCGAGAGCGACGACCACAACATCGGCCGTCGGCTCGGCGACCTGAAGCAGCAGCTCGCCGACCTGCGCGAGCAGCTCACCGCCGCGTCGTCCGACCTGGAGGACAACCGGGCCGCACTGGTCGCGATCAACACGAAGGTGCTGGCCGCCGAGGCCTCCCTGAAGCTCCTCGGCACCAGCGTCGGCGGCGTCCAGGACAGCTACGTCGAGGCGAAGCAGAAGCTCGACGCCGCGCTGGCCCAGGCCGCGGAGCAGGCCGACAAGGCGACCTCCGAGAGCCTGACCGCTGACGCGATCAAGCGGGTCGCCGACCAGGGCCAGGCGTCGAGCGACGAGCTCGGCACCGCGTTCGACGACTCCGCCAAGGGCCTCGAGGCGGCCGCGGACCAGCTCCGTGACGGCACGGCCGCGACGCTCAAGAAGCAGCAGGCGGACCTCGCGGACCAGGAGAAGTCGAACGAGGCGGAGCTCAACGACAAGACCAAGGCCGGGCTCAGCTCCATCTCCGGCAGCGTCACGTCGGCCACCCGGGACATCGACACCACGCGGACGTCGCTGACCAAGGACCTGAACAACGTCCTGCTCGACCTCGGCAACCCGAAGGAGCCCGGCAAGGGCCTCCTGGGGACGCTGAGCAAGAGCGCGCGGGCCGCCGACTCGGCCGACTACCAGCTCGGGCTGGCGTCGGACAAGGTCAGCTCGTACTCCTCGGTCCGCAGCCAGGAGGTCGGCGGGATCCTGCTGCGCCAGGCGCAGGCCGAGGCCGCCCTGCAGCGCCAGGCCGAGCTCCCGGCGTTCGCGACGGAGCTGCCGGCGAACACGGCGCACCGCACCATCTACCTGTTCCACGTCGGTGGGGACCGTTGAGCCCACGGCTCGTGCACCGCGCGACGACGCTGGCCGCCGGCCTCGCCCTCCTGGCGACAGCCGGGTGCAGCGTCAGCACCCCGCAGACCGGGCTCGCCGCGCCCGTCCCCGTCGAGCTGACGGCCGAGGTCCCCGGCCAGCTGACGATCGGCGTCGAGGTGACGCTGAGCGGCGCGCCGGGCGAGGGGGCCGAGTGGCGTGACGCCGCGGAGGGTGCGGTCGTCGCGGCGCGGCGGTTCGCGCTCGGCGGCACCAAGATCACCCTCGTCGCGATCAACGACAAGGGCACCAGCGACGGGGCGGCCAGCGCCGTCAAGGCCCTCGCCGGCCGCAACGTGAGTGCCGTCGTCATGGCCACCACCGGCGAGCACGTCGCCGCCGGGCTCACCGAGGCGGCGGCCGACCAGATCCCCGTCCTCCTGCCGTACGACCTCGGCGCAGACGGCGCCGCCGGCCAGGTCTGGTCGACCGGCCCCGGGCGGCAGGCCACGGACACCCGCCTGGTCGAGACGATGGCCGGCCGGAAGCTCGACGCGCCGCTCCTCGTCGACGCGGGCGGGGGCCCGGTCACCGGGCTCACCCCGCGCGACGTGCAGACGTACGCCGCCGGTGCCGACGCGGCCGCCCTGGCCCAGGGCGTCGCGCGTCGGCAGCGGCAGCTGGACACGGCGGTCGACAGCGTCGTCGTCTCCGGCGCCCCCGAGCTGCAGGCTGCGGTCGTCGCCGCCCTGCAGGGTGCGGGCGTCGACGTCCCGATCCTGCTCACGCCGCAGGCGCTGAGCCCGGCGTTCCCCGCGGCCCTGGTCGCCGCGGGCGGGTCGCTCTCGGGCCAGCTGACCTCGGTCGGTCTGGACGACGGCGACGCGACCGCCCTCGAGTCGACCGACGCCGGGCGCGCGCTGGCCGCGTACTTCTCGGGCCTGCAGCTCGCCGCCGGCGACCCGGCCACGAAGGACCTCGCGGGCGACCGGCCCTTCGCCGAGGTGGCCGCGGCTGCCGACGTCTCGAGCCACGATGCGGTGGTCGCCGTGGTCCGCGCCGCCGCAGTGGCGAGGAGCACCGACCCCGCCCGGGTCGCCGAGGCCCTGCCCGGCCTCCGGCTCGGCTCGGGGGACGGGATCGCCGGGCCGCCGCTCGACTTCTCGAGCACCGGGGCCGTACCCGCGGACGCCGTGGTCCCGCTCGCCTCCACCGCCGTGTCGCCCGGGGTCAGGCCCGCCTCGGACGCCCCCGCTCTTTTCTGGTTCGACAGCACCCGCTCCTGACCCCGCTTTCTGTCACACGCGACCTGCATAGTGCTTACGGTTGGGCTGGCTCAGCCACGAACGAGGAGACCCCGTGCACCTGGTGATCGAGGTCGACGGCACCCGCCGCGAGGTCGAGCTCGCCCAGGCGGCTGACGCCGCGACGCTCGCCGACCTGGTCGAGCACGCCTGCCAGGTCCCGCTCCCGGCCGACGTCCCCCTGTGGGTGGACGGCACCCGCCACGAGGCGGGTGACCTGGTGCGCGACGTCGCGCTCATCGAGGGCAGCCGGATCGGCCGGTCGCCGGCCGAGCAGGCTGTCCCTGTCCCGGGCTGGGCCGCGTCGCTCTCGGCCGGCCTCGACGCCGGCTGGACCGTCCCCGTCCCGACCGGGCGCCCGCTGCTGATCGGCCGCTCGCCGCAGGCCGACATCACCCTCGACTCCCCCAGCGCCTCCTGGAGCCACGCCACCCTCGAGCACGACGGCGACGGGCTGCGCGTCCGCGACGCCGGGTCGACGAACGG harbors:
- a CDS encoding type 1 periplasmic-binding domain-containing protein, whose protein sequence is MSPRLVHRATTLAAGLALLATAGCSVSTPQTGLAAPVPVELTAEVPGQLTIGVEVTLSGAPGEGAEWRDAAEGAVVAARRFALGGTKITLVAINDKGTSDGAASAVKALAGRNVSAVVMATTGEHVAAGLTEAAADQIPVLLPYDLGADGAAGQVWSTGPGRQATDTRLVETMAGRKLDAPLLVDAGGGPVTGLTPRDVQTYAAGADAAALAQGVARRQRQLDTAVDSVVVSGAPELQAAVVAALQGAGVDVPILLTPQALSPAFPAALVAAGGSLSGQLTSVGLDDGDATALESTDAGRALAAYFSGLQLAAGDPATKDLAGDRPFAEVAAAADVSSHDAVVAVVRAAAVARSTDPARVAEALPGLRLGSGDGIAGPPLDFSSTGAVPADAVVPLASTAVSPGVRPASDAPALFWFDSTRS